Proteins from a genomic interval of Dendropsophus ebraccatus isolate aDenEbr1 chromosome 6, aDenEbr1.pat, whole genome shotgun sequence:
- the TTC32 gene encoding tetratricopeptide repeat protein 32 isoform X1, which produces MESRLLHAANAELEKRHLEAAEELYGKIIERCARDSRCSTEELSIAYNNRGQIKYFRVDFYEAMDDYTEAIRVNPKFEVPYYNRGLILYRLGFFDDAVKDFQKVLQLNPKFEDAEISLKQSIMDKEEKRRTTEPRVD; this is translated from the exons ATGGAGAGCCGCCTGCTGCACGCCGCCAATGCTGAGCTGGAGAAGCGCCACCTAGAGGCAGCTGAGGAGCTTTACGGGAAGATTATAGAGAGGTGTGCGCGGGACAG CAGATGCAGCACTGAAGAGCTCTCCATCGCCTACAATAACCGCGGGCAGATTAAATATTTCCGCGTTGATTTCTATGAGGCGATGGACGACTACACGGAAGCCATACGAGTAAACCCCAAATTTGAGGTCCCGTATTACAATAGGGGTTTGATCCTGTATCGGCTGG GATTCTTTGATGATGCAGTTAAGGATTTCCAGAAAGTTCTACAGCTGAACCCCAAGTTTGAAGATGCGGAAATCAGCTTAAAGCAAAGTATTATGGacaaggaagagaagaggaggactaCAGAACCAAGAGTGGACTGA
- the TTC32 gene encoding tetratricopeptide repeat protein 32 isoform X2 — protein MESRLLHAANAELEKRHLEAAEELYGKIIERCARDRCSTEELSIAYNNRGQIKYFRVDFYEAMDDYTEAIRVNPKFEVPYYNRGLILYRLGFFDDAVKDFQKVLQLNPKFEDAEISLKQSIMDKEEKRRTTEPRVD, from the exons ATGGAGAGCCGCCTGCTGCACGCCGCCAATGCTGAGCTGGAGAAGCGCCACCTAGAGGCAGCTGAGGAGCTTTACGGGAAGATTATAGAGAGGTGTGCGCGGGACAG ATGCAGCACTGAAGAGCTCTCCATCGCCTACAATAACCGCGGGCAGATTAAATATTTCCGCGTTGATTTCTATGAGGCGATGGACGACTACACGGAAGCCATACGAGTAAACCCCAAATTTGAGGTCCCGTATTACAATAGGGGTTTGATCCTGTATCGGCTGG GATTCTTTGATGATGCAGTTAAGGATTTCCAGAAAGTTCTACAGCTGAACCCCAAGTTTGAAGATGCGGAAATCAGCTTAAAGCAAAGTATTATGGacaaggaagagaagaggaggactaCAGAACCAAGAGTGGACTGA